One Candidatus Deferrimicrobiaceae bacterium genomic window, GATATCGCGGGCCACGAGACGCCGAGCCCCCGGGCCCACAGGGCGATATGACCGCCGAGGAAGATCGGCACGATCAGGATGGACACGTGAAACAAAAACGAGGTGAGGCTGAACAGGACCTGGTTCCAGAGCTTCCCCACGGGAATCAGCCACCCGATGGTCGCCGCGATCATCTTGCGGTACGGGATGTTCTTGTCCCCCGCGCGGTGCACGGCCCGGACCACCTCCCACACGGTGATCCCCACGTGCCGCGGCAGCCCCAGCACCATGAAGCTGAACGCCGCGATGAAGACGGGCCCCCTCGCCCACGCCAGCCAGGACTCCATCATTTCTCCTCCTTCTCCTGCCCGTGTGCCGCCGGCCCGGCACCGAAGTCGATGACCTTGAGCAGCAGATCGTGCAGGCCGACGACCTCCATGCCCTCGAGGACGTTGTCCTCGACGACTTCCCTGAGCTGCTTCTTGCAATTGGCGCAGGGGGAGATTATGTACTTCGCCCCCGTTGCCCGCAGCTGATCGGCCTTCCGCTTGCCCATCGGCCCGGTGCGGAAGGCGCGGATCTCATCGATCGAAACCAGCCCGCTGCCGCCGCCACAGCAGTAGTTCTCGGTGCGGTTCGGCGTCATCTCGACGAAGTCCTTGCAGATGGCCTTCAATATCTCGCGCGGTTCCTCGGTGATCCGCCCGGCGCGGGCGATGTTGCACGGATCGTGGTAGGTCACCCGCTCCTCGATCTTGTTGCCCTTCAGCGGGATCTTCCCTGCTCGCATCTGCTGCCAGGTGTACTGCATGATGTTCACGACCTCCGGTGCATCGGGGCCGCAGAAGGTGGGGACGAACCAGGCGCTCCGCGTGGCGTGCCCGCACTCGCCGATCAGCACCTTCCTCCCCTTCAACCGGTGCACCTCGGCGACCACGTTGCGCACGATGCGCTCCATCATCCGGTCGGAGTAGAACAGGCCGTAGTTGATCCCGTCGTAGTCCCCCGTGCCGATGGTCCAGGACCCGCCGGTGACGTGCATGACCGCGGCGTTGCCCATGAGGGTGTCCGGCTCCAGCAGGTAGTCCGAGACCGCGGGGAAGAAGACGTACTCCGCCCCCTGCACGTCGATGGGGAACTTCACATCCACATTATAGTTGTCCCGGAATTCCTCCTCGAGAAACGCGCAGGTGTCCTTGAGCGCGATGACCGGGATCGCCGAGGTGTTGCCCACGCCCTCGAGCTGTTCGCGGACCGACACGAGCAGGGCCTTCGGGATGACGTTGATCTCGGCGAGGAGCCAGCGTGACAGGTGCGTGATGAGGCCGTGATCGACGCCCATCGGGCAGGTGGCCTTGCAGCGCCGGCAGGCGGTGCAGCGGTAGTAC contains:
- a CDS encoding (Fe-S)-binding protein, with product MKKGKYSYFVEKKALETTERPRKFLEAFAAVLEHSNYGLPLEVYARISTKCSRCASVCPLYEVTGEDRDIPCHRSELLLGVYRRYFTAEGILKARMFGGFTLTDEYLDRMAEEYYRCTACRRCKATCPMGVDHGLITHLSRWLLAEINVIPKALLVSVREQLEGVGNTSAIPVIALKDTCAFLEEEFRDNYNVDVKFPIDVQGAEYVFFPAVSDYLLEPDTLMGNAAVMHVTGGSWTIGTGDYDGINYGLFYSDRMMERIVRNVVAEVHRLKGRKVLIGECGHATRSAWFVPTFCGPDAPEVVNIMQYTWQQMRAGKIPLKGNKIEERVTYHDPCNIARAGRITEEPREILKAICKDFVEMTPNRTENYCCGGGSGLVSIDEIRAFRTGPMGKRKADQLRATGAKYIISPCANCKKQLREVVEDNVLEGMEVVGLHDLLLKVIDFGAGPAAHGQEKEEK